Sequence from the Cucurbita pepo subsp. pepo cultivar mu-cu-16 chromosome LG02, ASM280686v2, whole genome shotgun sequence genome:
cctatttttccattttatttccttttaccaaaaattatttaatttatgtaataaaaatattagtattaataaattatcatttaataagtagcaatattttaaaaaatattactaattattttatttatttatttattattattttagtttatttaattaattttaagaaaggTACAAGATTTATCTTTATCTATTATTCTCCATTCATGTCGTGATTCTTTATTTAGATAAGGTACCTTCcacttaattaaatttacattttgaCACATATTCCCATTAGaatataaatcaattttctaaaaaaaaaaatgatttaattaaaattattttttaacggACAGTCGATTATTTTGTTGGTGACAGAACTTTAGAGAGAACAGAACTTTGTATTATTAGAAAATGATGTTAAATTGATTTGCTATATTTTCCACCAATGTCGGCGTATGTATATATAGGTAATTTGGGACATTTTCGAATACTGTTTAGGACCAAAACCAtgcatcaaattaaatattaactatGTATAGATCAAAATCGTGCACCTAATTAAATATGAACTAATGAACCTCTGAATACATGTATCTGTAagtaattttgttattaattctttAAGCGTTAAGGACGTGTAAATTCGAAATAcgactttaaaattttggtcaCGGTATCGGGCGATTAAGTGAAAGGTTGAATGTAAGAGAagaatttccaattttcatgATGAATTTTGGAGGGCTTTTTAGCAAACAAAAAGCTATACACCCACTATTGATGGTGGAGGACGTTTTACATTTCACCCCCCAAAATTCTCCTATTTTCCTTTTGACCCTTTTTGAACGTTTGAGACAACTCCTGAAAAGTAggtaattttgagtttttaacGGTTCAGAATCTTAATAGGTTAAAGTTCGAATAAATTTTAGTCCGAATATCATGAATTTTAGATCGGTAACTCTCCAAAGGCTCCTTTAAATTTGGACAAAGTTTTACGTAAACGTCGAGACGAACTCTGAAAAGGGTAAAACGGGAATTAAGTAAAAATtggtttaaaataatagaaggGATGAATAAAGATTTATTCTTTGAAGATCATTACTACTAATTTAACTTGTGAGAGATTTCCTTGCAGGACTTGAATTctatattcttcttttttgagCCAAAGCAATAAAACACAATCAACCTTTCCTTATTCGTtgcatcttttttcttctctaaaatCCCACTTTTTGCTTCCTATATTTATATCATAGCTCTCCCCTTCACTTCCCATATCCATCCTCTCTACAAGCAACCAAAAATGGCTACACATCAATTCCCTAAGAACTCCATGCACCTCGACCAAAACCCAGAAGCTGCCTTGGGCGGGTTTGGCAAGGACTTCGATGATGATGGTCGAGAGAAGCGAACAGGTAGTGAAAGTTGTATTACTATTTGTATCTTATCTACTTAAGCTATTATAAGCTGATATACATATACGTGTGGATTGTGGATTGAAGGAACATGGGTTACTGCAAGTGCTCATATCATCACGGCGGTGATTGGGTCGGGAGTTCTATCTTTGGCATGGACGATCGCGCAGTTGGGTTGGGTGGTCGGACCGGCAGTTTTGGTGGCGTTTTCGTTTATCACATATTTCACTTCCACCATGTTGGCTGATTGTTATAGAGCTCCAGACCCAGTAACTGGGAAAAGGAACTACACTTACATGGATGTTGTCAAAGCTCATTTGGGTAACACTAAAACTAAACTAAACTGAAATCTTCTGTTTTGATCTCtccaccattttgttgagttgggttatcTTGGAATGGTGCAGGAGGAACAAAGTTTAAGCTTTGTGGGTTAGCTCAGTATGGTAATTTGGTTGGAATTAGCATTGGCTACACCATTACTGCCTCTATTAGCATGGTGTAAGTGTACTTTAGCCTCTATTGAAGTCAATCTCCTGTTTCTTTATTAGGTATTAAAAGCTTTGTTCGGTTTTGTTGCTAAGTATTAAACTCCCCTTGTATTTTGTACGTGTCTAATAGGttcttaaagttttaaaatattcttaaacacGGGTAACTGAAATTCACAACCTAACAGTTCGTAGACCAACCCGAGATGTAAATTAAGATGGTTTAAAATGCTAAGTTAACAATGATTTTGTGActaatgaaatgaaatcagAGCGGTGAAGAAGTCAAATTGCTACCACAAGAATGGGCATCAGGCAGACTGCACCGTCTCTGGTGTTCCATACATGCTACTATTTTCGGCCATGCAAGTGTTGCTCAGCCAAATTCCCAACTTCCACAAGCTCTCATGGCTCTCTATTCTCGCCGCTGTCATGTCGTTTGCTTACGCTAGCATTGGCGTCGGCCTGTCCATCGCAAAAGTCGCAAGTATACATACCTAAACACATAAAGATATAAGATTGAAACATAGTTTTTATGGTACAAAATTATGAGTCACATTTTTGTGTGTTGAAGGTGGTGAGAATGGACAAACAAGCTTGACAGGGATTGATGTCTCAGGACAGGAGAAAGTATTCAGGGCCTTCCGAGCTATTGGGGATATTGCCTTTGCTTATGCCTACTCTACCGTCCTCGTTGAAATACAGGtaagttctttctttctttcctatCTACCATTAGAGTTGAAACTTCAACAGCAATTTAAGTAAAggaatttcaataaaaaaaggCAGATTCTAGTTGTGAGtgggaagaaaataagaggtgggtatgaaaatgaaaggaaagaagCGTGGGGGGGAAGgttgaaaaatgaatgaagaacATGTAAGAGACATAACAGTGTGGCTAAACAATAACACTACAAAAATCTTCAACAGTAAGAGGAGCCATTATATGAGAGGCAATGTCAAAGAGTTGTTCTGTTACGGTACGGGGTCCAGTTTCGGAACGACACTGACTTGACATCTTgtttgctttcttctttgttaTTTACTTTATAGAATACTCACATTCACATTTAAAGTAAACTATTGCTTAAACTATCATCTTTTTCAAGTACTATTTAAccataaactttgaaaatttagagatctagtaaatacaaagaagaaaagagtgcGTACCAATTATCGTTGAACTCTGTTTTTCGTTTGGATAAGAATGATTGTGGTTGAAATTTCGGCTCGGATTTGGATTCTATGGACCATAGAAATTGCGTGGACCACATCCACTGTACTGTAAAGGCGGTCCCAATCTTCAGCACCCAGAAAAATGGcatcttcctttctttctgGGTTTGGGTGCAGATTCATTACATCACCATCACAGAGTTTCGTATGGATTTGAGACGACGGTCCAACAAACTTCTTCCTGTGGACCCCTTTAAAACCAATCATACaataaattacatttaaaatcTCCAGTTTTTCCATCTTTACTGCTGAAAACAGATGTGTTACCATTTTGATGATGTTCCAACTCTTGTCGCTTGCATCATTCCCCCGGGGCCAAGGTTTGGCCCAGCATGTCCCTGTTCCTATCATGTTGAAAGCTCACAATCATACGTATTATTCTGCTCAAGATAATGTAGCAACAAATCCAAAACTAGCAATGAACTCACAGCTCAATGACTTACCCATGAATTTACAGGACACATTGAGATCAAGCCCACCAGAAAACAAAGCAATGAAGAGGGCAACTTTTGTCGGCATCTCAACCACCAGTCTTTTCTACATACTCTGTGGTTGTGTTGGTTATGCAGCATTCGGAAACAATGCACCAGGAAATTTCCTTACTGGCTTCGGATTCTACGAGCCCTTTTGGCTCATTGACTTCGCCAATATCTGCATTGCTGTTCACCTAGTTGGTGCTTACCAGGTGAAATCAATTGATCAGTTCCCAACTCCTACATGAACGACATTTGTGAAACTTAACCTTTTAGTACTCCATCAGTTTATGTTCTAAGTTTTGTACATGAATACTATAACCTGCAGGTATTCTGCCAACCCGTGTATGGGTTCGTGGAAAAATGGTGCAGCACAAGGTGGCCAGAAAGCAAATTCATAACAACAGAGCACATCATCAAGTTACCTTTTAATGGAGAGTATCCGCTCAGCTACTTCAGATTGATTTGGAGGACAGCATATGTGATAGTGACGACTGTGATAGCTATGATATTCCCATTCTTCAATGCTTTCCTTGCTTTGCTTGGGGCTACTTCATTTTGGCCATTGACAGTCTACTTTCCGGTCGAGATGTACATAGCAAGGACTAAATTGCCCAGATTCTCTTTCACCTGGATCTGGCTGAAGATATTGAGCTGGGCCTGCTTGGTCATTTCACTAATGGCTGCTGCTGGATCAATTCAATCCCTGGCACATGAAGTGAAGAAATACAAGCCCTTCCAAGTTGAGATTTGATTAGTAGCAAAGTCCAGTAATCTTATAAACGTCACCAAACAGCATTGTCTCAAAGTGAACTTGAATTTACATCTACTCCTAAATTTTCAACAACCTTATTGGACAGCCTCTACATTAAGGCGATATGTTTTAGtagggaaaaaggaaaaggaataatgcaatttatcaataaaaataaatatctttctGCAACTGCTATTCTGCCCCTAAGTACAATATATGCTTACAAGTTTCACAAAAACATGATCATCGTTAGGCTGTGTTTACATATTGAGGGGGGAAATGTCACAAGAGCTCCCAAGTGTATGTCAAAATTTCCAGATTATGGCAAAACTAACTGCCCCTAAGGCGTATCAGCAGTTAACACTCGTCTGTGCAACATCCTTTCTCCGAAACAATCGGCTCAGAGATAAGAAAGTGGTCGTCGTCTATACCTACGATCAGAAATAAATTCCGACTAAGACCAGTGGAAACCAGTACACTACCCTCCTgttaaacaatatttaaatagcCAAATTGGGGAAACCATAT
This genomic interval carries:
- the LOC111789014 gene encoding amino acid permease 6-like → MATHQFPKNSMHLDQNPEAALGGFGKDFDDDGREKRTGTWVTASAHIITAVIGSGVLSLAWTIAQLGWVVGPAVLVAFSFITYFTSTMLADCYRAPDPVTGKRNYTYMDVVKAHLGGTKFKLCGLAQYGNLVGISIGYTITASISMVAVKKSNCYHKNGHQADCTVSGVPYMLLFSAMQVLLSQIPNFHKLSWLSILAAVMSFAYASIGVGLSIAKVASGENGQTSLTGIDVSGQEKVFRAFRAIGDIAFAYAYSTVLVEIQDTLRSSPPENKAMKRATFVGISTTSLFYILCGCVGYAAFGNNAPGNFLTGFGFYEPFWLIDFANICIAVHLVGAYQVFCQPVYGFVEKWCSTRWPESKFITTEHIIKLPFNGEYPLSYFRLIWRTAYVIVTTVIAMIFPFFNAFLALLGATSFWPLTVYFPVEMYIARTKLPRFSFTWIWLKILSWACLVISLMAAAGSIQSLAHEVKKYKPFQVEI